The genomic interval ATTAATTCCAATTCAGAAAGAGGCTTTCAACCAGGAAGGGGAGGTGTCAACTTTTCAAAATTTACGACCCCCTCCACgggtcccctccttcctcccacagCCAGCGCCCCCCAAAGTGCGCCCTCGGGTGACAGCCCCAGCGCGGGCCCGCAGAGGAGCGGGTCCTCGGAAGGGGTGCTATAGCAGAGGGCGCAGTGGGGACCCCGTGGGGGGCGGTAGACACCCAGGCCGAGGCGGCAAATATCGCGAGAGAGCCCCCTCCCCGGCCgcgcccctcaccccctcccaccccggtgccccagctGGCGGCTCGCCGGGCCCCGGCGGGGCGAGGCGGGGCGAGGCGGGGCGGGCCGGGAAGGGGCGGCGAGGGTGACCTCAGCGGTTCCGCCGCTCCGGGAAGTCGCCTCGGcccgccccctccagcccccgccccgAGTTTCGTTCTCTCCGGGGCGGGGCGAGCGGCGGGCGCGGTCTGGCCAGCCAAGTTGGAGCGCGCCCCGCCCGGCGCCCTGCCGTCCCGCGCCCTCCCTGCCGGGGCGCGCCGCCCGGAGCCCCGCGCACCGGGGCCGCACCGGGGAGGGCGCGCGGCGCGGGCGGCGACCGGAGAGCCGGGCGGGCGGCGGAGGTGAGCGCGGGGGGCGGGCGCCGGCTcctcccgccccgcccgccggccCGCTCCGGCTCCCGCTCCCCGCGGCCGCGCTGCCATAAATGgggcccgcggcggcggcggcggcggcggccgggcgTCGGGCGGCGACGCGGGCGTCGGGGGACGCGGCGGGCGGCACCCCGGAGTGAAGTTCAGGGGCGGCCCGGCGGGGGCGCGCGCAGGTTCGCGCCCCGGGACCCGCCCCCGGCCCGCAGCTTCTGTTTACTTTCGGTCGAGTTTCTCCTGCGCCGGGGCAGgtgccggcggcggcggcggcggcgggggcgggggcgccccGTCCGCGCCCGCCGGGGCCCGCGGCGCATGGAGTTCCCGGAGCACGGCGCGCGGCTGCTGGGGCGCCTGCGGCAGCAGCGCGACCAGGGCTTCCTGTGCGACTGCACCGTGCTGGTGGGCGCCGCGCGCTTCCCGGCCCACCGCGCCGTGCTGGCCGCGTGCAGCGTCTACTTCCATCTGTTCTACAGGGACCGGCCGGCGGGCAGCCGCGACGCGGTGCGGCTCAACGGCGACGTGGTCACGGCGCCCGCCTTCGGCCGCCTGCTGGACTTCATGTACGAGGGCCGCCTGGACCTGCGCAGCCTGCCGGTGGAGGACGTCCTGGCCGCCGCCAGTTACCTGCACATGTACGACGTCGTCAAGGTCTGCAAGGGCAGGCTCAGGGACAGGGGCCGCGCGCTGCACCGGGGGACCCCCGCCGCCCGGGCCGAGCCGCTGGACCAGCCCCCGCGCCCCCAGCCCGCCCGGTCCCCGGTGTTCTGCCCCGCGGCCCCGAAGGCCCAGCCGCCCCGGACTGGGGTCCACGCCCTCCCTCCGCGAGCCCCGGGCCCCCCTCCCTGGCAGGGCCCTGGAGACTCGGACCGGGCCCTGGACCTGTCACTGAAGCGGAGCCCCAGGCGGGAGCTAGTCCACCCGCCCTGCGTCCTCCAGACAGCCGCCTGCCGCCGGAGGCAGCCCGGCCTCCCGCCGCCGGTGAAGGACTCGCGGGACTCGCTGTCAGAACCCGAGGACGACGGCGGCCCTCGCGGCCCTCACCGCCCCCTGCAGCCCCCCTGCGCTCCTGCAGCTGAGCGCCGGGCTGTGGGCTTGGAGCCGCTGCCGGCCGCTGGCGCGGGCCGCGGGCAGCTGGAGCTGGATGCAGAGCGGGGAACCAGTGGGGGCGAGCTGGGTCCCGGCGGGCCCCTCCGCGTCTGCCCGCTGTGCACCAAGCTGTTCCCCGGCGGCCGCGGCCTGCAGCTGCACCTCAGCGCCCACTTCCGCGAGCGGGAAGGGGCCCGGGCCCGGCTGTCGCCTGACGGCGCGCTGCCCACCTGCCCGCTCTGCGGGAAGACCTTCTCCTGCACCTACACGCTGAAGAGGCACGAGCGCACGCACTCGGGCGAGAAGCCCTACACGTGCACGCAGTGCGGCAAGAGCTTCCAGTACTCGCACAACCTGAGCCGCCACGCCGTGGTGCACACGCGTGAGAAGCCGCACGCCTGCCGCTGGTGCGAGCGCCGCTTCACGCAGTCCGGTGACCTCTACCGCCACGTCCGGAAATTCCACTGTGGCTTGGTCAAGTCCCTGCTCGTGTGACCTGTCCTCGTGGGGCGTGGAGTGGCGTGACCTGTCCttgggagggcggggaggggccgcCCAGGGGGCCGCAGGGACGGAAGGCGAGGCATGGGAGCTCCAGGTGGCAGGGAGCCCCCGTGCTGCAGCTCCCAGCGGAAGGGCCCCCACTGCCCCTGGACCGCAGTGCCAGGCTTGGGGGCACTCAGCACGGCTGGGGCTGCCCTCTTCCACACcttgctccctccccccagcGTCCAATGGACTCCGTCCCCCAGCTGTGCCCAGACCTTGATCACTGTCTTCCTCTCCATCCCGAGTCAGCTccgtggggggtgggaggtaggggtgggggtgggggggttgtccCTAGGGCCCTGAGCTCCAGCCCAGCCACCATCCTTGAACCCGGAAGGAGAACGCACTTCTGCCTCCGAGGGGGGCTCTCCTGACCACCTCGCTGACTCGCTGGGGCGTACCCTCCGGAGCCCGGCACCGGGCGTGCTGAGAACTCGCACATCACAGAAGTTGCCGGCGTGTCCGGAAAAGGGTACTTGGACGGACCAGGCCCTTTCTGGTGGGTGGCAGCAGGAGCCTTCCCGGGAGGCCCCAGGCACAGGGGGACATTGAGGACAGGCGGGGACATTGAGGCACAGCTGGTGTGGCTGGGCTGCAGAACCAGCCAGATGCCAAGGGGCTCCTGCGTTCCCGGtgctggggcaggaggtgggtCCCCGGAGCCAGTGACCCTGACCACGCTGCAGGTAGCTGGGAGAGAGGAAGTCGCAGTTTGGGAACAATTCTCTTTAGACGCAGAGAGAGCTTCCCTGAGGTTGCCAGATGTCTGCCCACGGGCGGTGGGCCGTGCTGCTTCCCTGCCTGAACTCAGGGTCCGGGGTGCCTCAGAGCATCCCTTgggtggggccaggaggggcCTTGAGTGTCGCAGGCTGCCACAGGGCTGCAGTGGGCCTCACCCTGAGGTCCTTGGCTTGCCCGCTTGAGGTCTCCCCAGAGCAGCCAACCATTTCCAGAGCACCGAGCTGGGGGCCAGTGCAGGGCCATGTTTGCAGGCTCTCCCTTCCCTCCGGCAGGGCCTGGGTGCACGCTGCCATCGAACAGGGAGGGGACAAGCACCTGCTGGGCTGGGGTCACGGCCCCCCACTGTCATCCACAGCTCCTAGACCCCGAAAGACCTCTGCATTTGTAGCTGGTGGGGGTCACCCAGCCAGTCTTGCTGCCCGAGTGTGATTTTGACAAGGGGAGAGGGCAGACGGGGCCTTGTCCCCACTTCCAAGAGCCCCCTGGACTCCTCAGGTCCGCGGACTGGAGGCACTGAGGACAGAGTCCAGCCAAGCTTAAGTGATTTTCTCATGTCCCGGCAACCACTTGATGTCGTATGTATTCGTCTGCCCGGTCTGCAGTGAGATGACCGATGGCCTTCACGGCAGGCGGGCGGAAGGGGCTGTCTCCCTGCGCTCCGTCGGCTCTCCCAGCAGGTGGACAGCCTGCCACGTGCTGCAGGGCCTTTCCTGGTGCGCGGGGCTCCGAAGCCCTGGCCCAGCCGCAGACCAGGGCGCACTGAGGAAGGGGCCCCTGCTTGAGATCGTCCTGACCGTGGGCTCCTCCAAAAGGGCTACCTCACACTCCGTGTCATGTCCTCCACTAGCAggtttccgtgtgtgtgtgtgtgtgtgtgtgtgtgtgtgtctccagcAAATGGCGAGGTGAGCCATGCCCACAGCCCCGCCACACCGCAGGGAGAGGTGGCCGCCCTGGTTTTCCCCAGAGGTTCTGTGGGGGAAGAAGCGGACTTTCCTCCTGACTTACCAACACTGGATTCATTGTCTTTGGCAAACAGTTACTGTGAAGTTAATGTAAAGAGAAGTGGTTAGTTTTTAATGTGACAACCAACACCGGTCCAAGGAACTCTGTATGTCTGACGCAGAAACGTGCAGATGTGTGGTAGAGGCGCACGGATGCCGTCCGAGGTGGGCCTGCTGTGTGGGGTCCTCCTGGTCCtgtcccgccccctccccgcggtCTCATGCTGCTCTGCCCCAGGGTGGGCGACCCCTGGGACCCAGAGGACACTGGTTTGCGTGGGACGGTTGGCTTGCGTGCACCCGCCTGCCACAACAGCCTGGACACCGGAGCTGTCCTGTGTCCCGTCATCGTCTTCATGCTGACCCTGCTAATAAAGTCTGCACCCTGTGGAGATGGCCGGGATTATTCCAGGGACAGGAGCGCGGGCATCTCCAAGTGTGTGCGGGAAGTGGGGGCACCGCTGGTTTGGGCTGGTGGGGGCAGAAGAagcccaggggcaggggagggtccTAGGCGGGGAGTGGCCACTCTGGGGACCCTGTCTCAGAGGGTGCCCTGTAGAGGGGGGTGTGGGCTAGTGCAGGGCCATGGATGGGGGCACACCCTCTTTCCTCAGGCTGCTCTCCCTGccatgggggtgggaggcaggacaCAGGCTGGGACCTGGTAAGGACACTGGTTTCTTGTACAGGGGGCAATGGGGGCACCTGCTGAGCAGCCACAGGCCCTCAAGCTTGGATCTGAGGCCTCCTGGTCCACTGGTCTTGGGCCCTCCTGTCCACCTGCCTTCTGGAGGCGGGTGCAACGCCTGGGTGCCCCCACCGGTCCCCCACATACCCtttgccttttcctctcccacCACAACTCCTACGTACCCCACCTCCTTCCGGGTGGGCCTAGGCCCCCAGAGGCCCAATCTGGGGAGATGTGGGCAAAACTTGGGGGGGTGTGTCCCTCCTGGCCCCACCTTCACCCTGTGGGGCCCTCTTGCAACTCTAGGGAGACCAAGTGGGGTGGAGCTGGGCAGTGGCTGGGCAGCTCTGCCCCCGTGGGGGTTCTAGAGTCCTGAACCAGAGCTGGCAGGTGGCCGTGGGTAGGTGTCCCAGCCCCTACTCCGCCCTCGCATGGGGACGTGGCCCCGGCGCCCTCGGGGCTGTCCTTGTATTCTGCAGGCCCGGAGCAGACGAGCAGACAGCCTCACGTATGTGTCTCAAGCCTGGTCCTGGCCAAAGTGTCCTCCAGGTAGAGCCAAAGCAGACCCAGGGGCAGGGGACACCGTCCTTGCCAGGGGGCCCCAAGGCAGTGCCGAGCTGAGCTGGCACTGAAAAGGGCTGCTGGGCTTTGGGCTGTACTTTGAGGCCTTACCAGTCCTGACCCCAAATGCAGGCCATTGCTTCTCAGAAATGGTGCCCAGCACATTCCCTGCCCCACGAAGCCTGGCTCCCGATGAGCCTGCCTTCTGGACCAGGGCCACTGTCCTGCAGGGAGACCCTGTCACATTCTCAGTTGGGCTGGTGACTCAGCCGGCCTTCTGAGAACCAGCCAGGAGGCTGTTGCCATGCCAACcaggcggtgggggggcgggcgGTGGAAAGGCGTCCTTAGGGGGAGGGGCTGACCTGGGACAGGGCTGCAAGGCCCGACCCACACGCAGCTCCCTGTGGGCTCCGCCACCCACGCCTCTGGGGCTGGAGCCATCCAGCCTGCCCTGTCGCCTCCGTGGTAAACTGAGGCACGTGGCAGGGCCtggagcctcctcctcctccaccagcaCTTCTTCCCAGTGGAGTCCCACAGAAACCGACCCCTAAAATCTGGGCCAACTTCCACGTGGAGGACGGGGGGCTCGGCCATGTGCACGCTGCccagtggtggggaaggggtgttCCTTCCCTGGGGGCTCCCCGCTTCTCGGGTATTTCCCAGCTCCACCGCACCTCCTTTGTCCCTACTGAAGGGAAAATGGGTCTGGGTCTCTCTCGCCACGCTCACCCGACCTCCCCAACAGCAGCGTGGAAAGCAGCCCTCCGCTGCTTATCACAGAGCGGAGGCCTTTGGGGAGGGCCACCTTCTCCTCGTCCGGGTCCCCAGGGTGCTTCCGTtctgcctcagtcttctcatgtGAAGGAGGGAACATCGGCACATGCCTGCAGAGGGGCGAGTGGGGGCATGCCCAGGGGACACACAGGCAGCAGCCACCAGGAGCTGGCCGCCCCCGCTGCTGCGGACCACGGCCGGTGTACCACAGCTGCCTCCCCTGGGGCCATCCCCAGCTCAGAAGAGCCCCCGAGGCCAAGGGCTTCGGCCACAGTGCCCTGCGGAGCAGGCCGCGCTCGTCCTGGGCGTGCTGGGCTTGTGGCTGTGCTGGGCTGCGGGCGCCAGCAGTTTGCTGTTTGGGGACCAGCACTGTTGGGATCTGGGCCTGCCTCCTTACGGAGtcacctgcccccagccctcagcCTCCCTGGCCGAGCCCCCCACAGGGGTTCCCATGGGCACACGGGGCTTTGGGAGGAGTATGGGGACGGCTGGCCAGGGGCCCGGGGTGGCAGGCACACCCCCCCCAGCTTCAGCCTGGGCCTGCGGAGACGTCAGCGGACCTGGGGCATCGCCGGAAATCCAGGGGTGCATAGACTCACCTCCCTGATTGGAGCCAAATGGCATTGTTTTCAGCAATTTGAACGGAAGTCTGTAAACAGAAAAACCCATTCCCTGCCCTGTGCTGCAGACACAGCGCCTGTCGTCGGCTGTGCGACGCGGCACCGCGCCCTGGGCAGCTTTGCACCACAGGTGTGTACACTCTCGAAGTTCCTGAGGCTGCAGATCCAAGGTCCCGGCGTCAGCAGAGCTGGGTGCTCCAGGGGCCTCTCTCCGGGGCATGTAGACGCCGCCCTCTCCCCGTGCCTGGGTCCTGATCGCCTGCCCCTATAAGAACGCCAGTCCCAGGGGACGAGGGTCCCCCAGGAACCTCGTTTTAAGCCGACCGCCTCGCCTCTGTAAAGACCGTACATCCCAGCTCAGTGACCGTGCAAGGCAGACTCTGGAGAGACCCACTCTAGCCCCTCCAGCAGTCAGTGCCTCAGAAGCACACCCAGGCCCGGATCGGAGCCGGCCCCCGCGGTGTTCTCGTCAGTAAGGTTTGCTGAGGATGCGGTCTCACCCTCCAACGGGCCGGGCAGCCCACGGGTCGCTGGCCACCACCACCTGCTGCCGTCCCGTGTCCAGAGCCACGGCGCAGGGAGGCGAAGGTCCCCGGTGCGAGGGACAGACAGCAGGCGGGAAGGGCATCGGCCATGCAGTCTCACCTGCGCGAAGCTCTAGGACAGGCGGGGCAGCGTCCGGGAGAACCACCAACATCTGCCCCTGCGCGGGGGGACGAGGGGACTTTTGGGGAGTGGCGGACAGTTCTCTGGTCTTATAGGGTGGTGAGCCACGTAGCCGTCAAGAAACTTCACTGTGCATTTCCACGTGTGTATGTTTAAGGAAACCCCAAGAAGACAGTGAAAGGTCACGGACAGAGCCGGGGCTGGGCCGCACAGGGGGAGCGAGCGGCTGCGGGAGCCGGCGACGGGCGCAGGGAGCTCTGAGCTCTGGAAACTGGCAGGTGTGACGCTTTCCGAGAAGATGCTGACCGATGCCCTCCTGCTTCAGACCGGCACAGACGACACCGTGGTCACAGCCTCCTGGGCGAGGCTGCGGGGCCTGAGCCTGGCAGGCTCGTGTCTGACTCGGTCCTGACAGTCTGTGGGTCCCCGATCCCCTGCCTCAGCCCCCGCAGCCTGGGGGTGGCAGTATGTCCCCTCCAGGGACCGAGAAGTACAAGAACGCACATTTGCGTCGCGACCGAAGTTACTTGGAAGgataccaaagaaataaaaggcaactgGGAATTTTGGTCACTCGCAGGAAAGGAACTTGGTTCCTGCCTGATGGGGTCTGGGCGGGGGAAAGTGGGGTCATTAGGGGGTTATGGGTCATTAGGCACCAACGTACGATTTACGTTAAACTTGAAACCGGGTCCTCTAGCCCGCACCTCCAGCAAGACTTCCCACCACTGCTTACGTCGGTCCTTTTACCTCCCAGATTCCCTGGGTCGTGTTTTCATCCTGATTCTGTCATTCAAAGACACACCAGGGCTGCTTCCTCCGGCGTGTGCCCCCAGCACCAGGGGCTCCCACGACCACTCATTTCTTGGGTGTTCCCCAGTGTTTCTGTAAATACGGATATTCTTTCTCTCGTGTCCCCCCGAGAGGTGTCCTACCACAAAAGCCGTTCTGAATGTTGTggattttctcttaaaaacagaCCGCAGAGACCTTCCCGCACCAGCGCGGAAACGGCCTGGAGGCTGTAACCTCTGAACAGCCCCACCCGTTTCACCGTGGGCTTGTGTCATCGCCGGGTCCCGGGGGGCGGACACCTGGGGGGTTCCCAGAGTGCTGCTGGTACATGCGACACTCCAGCAAATGACCGTGACTGGGCCTCGCTGGCCCGCGGAAGCCCGGGCGGACATCCTCGTGGGCAGCAGCACTTGTGATCCCAGGAGAGCACCACCTCCACGGAGGCGTCGGTGGCTTTGCGTCCCCGCCCCGCACCGGCCCTCTGCTTGCCCACCACGGCCCGTGACCACATTCCAGGATTTTCCAAAACCGACAGGTAAGGAACCGTGTCTCTGCATGACTTCGTCTGCATTTGTCATTACAGGTGACCCTGCGCTCGTGCCCACGAGCATCGTCTGTCCGTTTGGCTACTGGGCATTTCCGCTCTGGTGTCGTGGGATTCACCGTTGTTCTCGGCAGCACTTTTACAGGTTTACTTCACTTACATTTCTATCTTTGATCCTTTCTAACCGGCGCGTGGTCACGTGTGGCTCCAACTTCCTCGTTCTTCAGAGGAGCAACCGCCTGTGCGATCTGTCGGCCTGCTGACCGCCGCGACCACGCGCGcactcctgccctgccctgccgtGCCGTGCGCTCTGCCCTCCGCTGCCCTCCCCTCGTTCTCCTGTGCCACTTGACTAATTTTGCGCGTTCCTTTTCCACGGGGACGCTGGACTCCGCACACCCGGCTCAGGGGAAAGCTGTTCCCTGCGGTCCACTCCGGCTCGGCTCCTCCCGACCCTCCCACGCGGCTCATGACATCTGCGACCTCCAGGCTGTCTTCAGGCCTTCAGGCCTCCATCTGACTGTGGGTCGCTCAGCTAAGCACCCCTGGCTCCCGAGGCTCCCAGCTTCCTTCCACCCCGCTGGCCTCGCTTTACCCCGTCCCGTCTCTGCGAGCACGGCTGGGCGCAGCCCCGGCGGGCTCCCTTCTGCGTCCCTGCTGCTCCCGCGGGGTCTCACCCTCTCCGTTGTGACAAACGCCAGCTCTCCCTTTTTAAGATACTTATTTTAGAGCGAGTGTGCGCAAGCGAGCacgggaggggcaggaggagggcgaATCCTGAAGCAGCCCCCGCATGAGCGTGAAGCCTGgcgtggggctgggtcccaggaccgaGCTGAATGAAATCAAGGGTCAGCCGCTCTACGGACcgagcccccaggcgccctccaccAGAGACCCTCCCCACGGTGCTTCCTGGGCTGATGCGGCCTGTGACACCCACACGCTCTCCTGAGGGCCTTCCAGGAGCCCAGGATGAGGTCTGGACGTCCCCCCACACCAGTGCTCTCTCCGCCGCTCCCTCTCCAGCAACCAAGGGCCCCCGGGAGCCTGCGTTGCCTTCTCCTGCCTACTCCCCACGTCCCACAGAAAGGGCTGGGGCTTCTGTCTGCAGCAGACCCGGGGACATCCACCTCCACTGCCGACGCCCCGGTCTGAGTCACAGTCACCATCCACACGACGACCGCCCTGGTCTGCCAAGGCATCTGTCAGGCCCTGCCAGCTCGCATCCCCCTCGTTAGGACGTCCAGCCCCGTTCTTCCCTGGCGGACGTGGCCCCGGCCTGCCctggctcccagccctgccctcgtctttctttcctctccagggTTTGGGGTCACCAGCCTCCAGCCAGGTCCCAGAGCCGCTGCTCGCTGTCCTGCCTAGCCTGATCGACCTCcacagggagggggctggggccgAGGGCCTGAAGGATTGGTGGTCTGGGGCCAGAGGACTGGGGTCCAGGCACTGGGGATGTGGGAGCACTGGGGTGAGGTCTGGGACTTGGGGATGTGGGGGTTGGGGCCAGAGGGCTGGGGCTGCGGGGACTGGGGGCGTGGAGTCCGGGCCGGAGGACTGGGGGTCAGGGCACTGGGGCTGTGGGGGCCTGAGGCTAGAGAACTGGGGTGAGGTCTGGGGCCAGAGAACTCGGGGTCAGGGCACCGAGGGTGTGGGGGCCGGGAGACTGAGCTGAGGTCCAGGCGTTGGGAGTGTGGGGTCCAGGGCCGGACTGGGGCtccaggggttgggggtgtgCGGTCCGGAGGGCTGCGGGTCCCGGGATAGGGATGtgcggctgggggcgggggactGGGGGTCCAGGCGCTGGGGCCGTGGCAGCCGGAGGACTGGGGtgaggttgggggttggggtgcggggccggggcgggagcAGGGGGTCCGGGGTTGGGgtgcggggccggggccgggccgggcacCCCGCTccttcccgcccctccccactgttAGGACCCGTCGCCCCCCCGGGGAGGTCTCGAGGGGAcgacccgccccgccccgccccgcccccccagctgACGGGCGCGAGGAAAGGCGGGCAGCGGGCGGAAACGGCCCCGCACGGCCGACCCGGGGTCCGCACAGGGCGACGGGCCGAGCCTCCGCCCGCTGCCAGCCCGGAAGTGCCGACCCGACCGCGCATGCTCGCTCCGCCTCCCCGCGCTCCCCCGTCCCAGGCGACGGCGTGCGGCCGCTCCCGGAAGTCCCCCGGGAAACGCGAGCCCCTGGGCCGCGGGTTCCGCCGCGGGTCGCGGGTGGACTCGGGGGGAGTCTGTCCGTCCCGCGCCGTGGGCGCTCGCGGAGGACGCGCTGCGCGTGGCCCCTCGGCTGCGTGGGGCGGGGCTCCCCGGGCCGGCGCGTCTGGCGCGCTGGGCGGCGGGACCGGACGGTGACTCGGCGCCGACTTACCTGCCGGGCTCACCTGTCCGCGGGGCGGGCCGCGGACCCCGCCCGACCCTcgtccgcccgcccgcccgccgcgccgGGTCAGCGCGAGCGCGGGGCCCTTCCCGGGGCCGGAGGGGATGGAGGAGGCTCTCCGCCTGCGAGCGCTGCGCCCCACGGGCCGTGTCGCGCGGCAGGGGCAGAGTGCGGGGGTGTCCTCGCGGGGCAGCGGCAGATCGCGGAGTCCCACCGCCCGCGGACATGGGTGGGGGGACCCACGCGTCCCCGCCTCCG from Mustela erminea isolate mMusErm1 chromosome 5, mMusErm1.Pri, whole genome shotgun sequence carries:
- the ZBTB42 gene encoding zinc finger and BTB domain-containing protein 42 — translated: MEFPEHGARLLGRLRQQRDQGFLCDCTVLVGAARFPAHRAVLAACSVYFHLFYRDRPAGSRDAVRLNGDVVTAPAFGRLLDFMYEGRLDLRSLPVEDVLAAASYLHMYDVVKVCKGRLRDRGRALHRGTPAARAEPLDQPPRPQPARSPVFCPAAPKAQPPRTGVHALPPRAPGPPPWQGPGDSDRALDLSLKRSPRRELVHPPCVLQTAACRRRQPGLPPPVKDSRDSLSEPEDDGGPRGPHRPLQPPCAPAAERRAVGLEPLPAAGAGRGQLELDAERGTSGGELGPGGPLRVCPLCTKLFPGGRGLQLHLSAHFREREGARARLSPDGALPTCPLCGKTFSCTYTLKRHERTHSGEKPYTCTQCGKSFQYSHNLSRHAVVHTREKPHACRWCERRFTQSGDLYRHVRKFHCGLVKSLLV